The following proteins are co-located in the Vidua chalybeata isolate OUT-0048 unplaced genomic scaffold, bVidCha1 merged haplotype W_reject_6, whole genome shotgun sequence genome:
- the LOC128783245 gene encoding olfactory receptor 14J1-like, whose translation MSNSSSISHFLLLALAETRQLQLLHFCLLLGISLAALLGNGLIISAGACGHHLHTPMFFFLLNLALSHLGSICTTVPKAMHNSLWDTSTISYSACAAQLFLFLFISAEFSVLTIMCYDRYVSICKPLHYGTLLGSRACAHMAAAAWASAFLNALLHTANTFSLPLCHGNALGQFFCEIPQILCSKSYLRELGLLAVSVCLGFGCLLFMVFSYVQIFRAVLRIPSEQGRHKAFSTCLPHLAVLSLFLSPGTFAYLKPPSISSPSLDLALSVLYSVVPPALNPLIYSLRNQELKAAPWRLMTGPFQKQ comes from the coding sequence atgtccaacagcagctccatcagccacttcctcctgctggcactggcagagacgcggcagctgcagctcctgcacttctgcctcttgctgggcatctccctggctgccctcctgggcaacgGCCTCATCATCAGCGCCGGAGCCTGcggccaccacctgcacacgcccatgttcttcttcctgctcaacctggccctcagccacctgggctccatctgcaccactgtccccaaagccatgcacaattccctctgggacaccagcaccatctcctactcagcatgtgctgctcagctgtttctgtttctcttcatcTCAGCAGAGTTTTCCGTTCTCACCATCATGTGCTATGACCGCTACGTGTCCAtctgcaaacccctgcactacgggaccctcctgggcagcagagcttgtgcccacatggcagcagctgcctgggccagtgcctttctcaatgctctgctgcacacagccaatacattttccctgcccctgtgccatggcaatgccctgggccagttcttctgtgaaatcccCCAGATTCTCTGCTCCAAATCCTACCTCAGGGAACTGGGGCTTCTTGCTGTTAGTGTCTGTTTAGGATTCGGATGTTTGCTGTTCATGGTTTTCTCCTATGTGCAgatcttcagggctgtgctgaggatcccctctgagcagggacggcacaaagccttttccacctgcctccctcacctggctgtGCTCTCCCTGTTCCTCAGCCCTGGCACATTTGCTTATCTGAAGCCCCCCTCCatctcctctccatccctggatctggccctgtcagttctgtactcagtggtgcctccagccctgaaccccctcaTCTACAGCCTGAGGAACCAGGAGCTCAAGGCTGCACCGTGGAGACTGATGACTGGACCATTTCAGAAACAGTAG